The following are encoded together in the Oceanobacillus zhaokaii genome:
- the flhF gene encoding flagellar biosynthesis protein FlhF — protein MKMKKYIAPTMPEAMNQIRKELGPDAVILNSQEIQQGGFMGLFKKKRIEVIAALDTVTQSAKIAEKKTVPLKKTELYMPEKKNTESAVVLRELKQLKKMIEYQTEKANQYPIQYQEMYEHLLYHEVSSTIARQIMDMLIERHDRSEVTADSESVKQDTNELIKEMLRGISFESIEYEKKVIQFVGPTGVGKTTTIAKIAANMILNDQKKVAFITTDTYRIAAIEQLKTYAKILNVPLEVAYSTSDYKLALKKLEEYDVILVDTAGRNYRDGKYIRELEKNVDIQVEMDTYVVLSLTAKAQDIIDIYDQFGHLSIKEVIFTKLDETRQYGSMLNIVLGKQVGIACITNGQDVPDDLLQVTPERIAELVVGDFGDA, from the coding sequence ATGAAAATGAAAAAGTATATAGCGCCAACAATGCCAGAAGCAATGAACCAAATACGCAAGGAACTTGGACCAGATGCTGTTATCTTAAATTCACAAGAAATACAGCAGGGTGGATTTATGGGATTATTTAAGAAAAAAAGGATAGAAGTTATCGCTGCACTCGATACTGTAACACAATCAGCTAAAATAGCAGAGAAGAAAACAGTACCGTTAAAAAAAACGGAGCTTTATATGCCTGAAAAAAAGAACACTGAAAGTGCAGTTGTATTAAGGGAATTAAAGCAGCTTAAGAAAATGATTGAATATCAAACGGAGAAAGCGAATCAATATCCGATCCAATATCAAGAAATGTATGAGCATCTGCTTTATCACGAGGTTAGTTCTACAATTGCTCGGCAAATAATGGACATGTTAATTGAAAGGCATGACAGATCTGAAGTTACTGCTGATTCGGAATCAGTGAAGCAAGATACGAATGAACTAATAAAAGAAATGCTTCGAGGTATTTCCTTTGAAAGTATTGAATATGAGAAGAAAGTGATTCAATTTGTTGGTCCAACAGGAGTTGGGAAAACGACTACGATTGCTAAAATTGCTGCGAATATGATATTGAATGATCAAAAAAAAGTTGCATTCATAACAACAGACACATATCGAATAGCAGCGATTGAACAATTAAAAACATATGCAAAGATTTTAAATGTTCCTTTAGAAGTAGCTTATTCTACTTCTGATTATAAATTGGCACTGAAAAAGCTCGAAGAATATGATGTTATTCTTGTTGATACAGCAGGGAGAAACTACCGTGATGGGAAGTATATACGTGAATTAGAAAAAAATGTGGATATCCAAGTGGAAATGGATACATATGTTGTACTTTCCTTGACAGCTAAAGCCCAAGATATAATAGATATTTATGATCAATTCGGGCATCTTTCGATAAAAGAAGTTATCTTTACGAAGCTTGATGAGACCCGTCAATATGGTAGTATGCTCAATATTGTTTTGGGTAAGCAAGTAGGCATTGCCTGCATTACAAATGGACAA